Proteins encoded together in one Urocitellus parryii isolate mUroPar1 chromosome 3, mUroPar1.hap1, whole genome shotgun sequence window:
- the LOC144253651 gene encoding olfactory receptor 7A40-like — MEPGNDTRITKFLLLGISEDPTLQPFLFGLFLFMYLVTVLGNLLIIVATVSDSHLHTPMYFFLINLSFADICFTTTSIPKMLVNIQTQSKVITYNGCIIQIYFFIFFGVLDNFLLAVMAYDRYVAICHPLHYMVIMNRRLCGLLVLACWALTALNSLIDILMALGLSFCTDLEIPHFVCELNQLVLLACSDTFSIDMVMYFGAVLLGGGPLVGVLYSYSKIVSSIRAISSTQGKYKAFSTCASHLSVVSLFYSTLLGVYLSSSITQNSQSTARASVMYSVVTPMLNPFIYSLRNKDIMGALRRLFRGKP; from the coding sequence ATGGAGCCAGGTAATGACACACGCATTacaaaatttcttcttctgggaatTTCAGAGGATCCCACATTGCAACCCTTCCTCTTTGGGCTGTTTCTGTTTATGTACCtggtcactgtgctggggaacctgctcatcatcgtGGCCACCGTctcagactcccacctgcacacgcccatgtacttcttcctcatcAATCTGTCCTTTGCAGACATCTGCTTCACCACAACGAGcatccccaagatgctggtgaacatccagacCCAGAGCAAGGTCATCACCTATAATGGATGCATCATCCAGATatactttttcatattctttggtGTTTTGGATAACTTCCTCCTTGcggtgatggcctatgaccggtatgtggccatctgtcacccctTGCACTACATGGTCATCATGAACCGCCGGCTCTGTGGACTGTTGGTGCTGGCTTGCTGGGCCTTGACTGCTCTGAACTCCTTAATAGACATCTTAATGGCCTTGGGGCTGTCCTTCTGCACAGACCTGGAGATCCCCCACTTTGTATGTGAACTCAACCAGCTGGTCCTACTTGCCTGTTCTGACACCTTTTCCATTGACATGGTAATGTATTTTGGAGCTGTCTTGCTGGGAGGTGGCCCTCTAGTTGGGGTCCTGTACTCCTACTCCAAGATCGTGTCCTCCATCCGTGCCATCTCATCAACTCAgggcaagtacaaagccttctccacctgtgcatctCACCTCTCTGTGGTCTCCCTGTTCTACTCTACACTCCTGGGGGTGTACCTCAGCTCTTCCATTACCCAGAACTCACAATCAACAGCAAGAGCCTCGGTGATGTACAGCGTGGTCactcccatgctgaaccccttcatctacagtctgaggaacaaggacatcATGGGAGCTCTGAGGAGACTCTTCCGAGGGAAGCCATAG